The following proteins are encoded in a genomic region of Spirosoma sp. SC4-14:
- a CDS encoding histidine kinase: protein MHKLNDKWMRIIGVPLLALIGQWMMYGYTNVPYPNDWRIPLLFIVGTVLVWEANRQGILLSRQRFPEFGQTRQRVLYQLVWFAIFASIIRITQTFFYHIIGLWPAENYFLFRPYFFNTLVSVVGTVQLAAYYEGVYLYQRWKLSYTEAQELKKINLQSQLDSLKSQINPHFLFNNLNSLSSLIGSDAEQAERFLDELSSVYRYLLQQNNRDLCPLSDEITFINAYFHLLKTRYGDAIFLENSVESRYLRYQIPPLTLQLLFENAIKHNVISVNRPLTIRLYTEEGHLHVANNLQKKKLAVPSSQIGLQNIMMKYKLLDHSSVLVHHDEHTFLVRVPLIPPMAEQALV from the coding sequence ATGCATAAGCTGAACGACAAGTGGATGCGTATTATCGGAGTGCCCTTGCTGGCGCTGATCGGGCAATGGATGATGTATGGCTATACAAACGTCCCTTATCCCAACGATTGGCGTATTCCATTGCTGTTTATTGTGGGCACTGTGCTGGTTTGGGAGGCAAATCGCCAGGGAATTCTTCTTTCGCGGCAGCGCTTCCCGGAGTTTGGGCAAACGCGTCAACGGGTTCTTTATCAGTTGGTCTGGTTTGCGATTTTTGCCAGCATTATCCGCATCACGCAGACATTTTTTTACCATATTATTGGTCTCTGGCCAGCCGAAAATTACTTCCTCTTCAGGCCTTACTTCTTCAACACCTTGGTATCGGTGGTAGGTACGGTTCAACTAGCGGCCTATTATGAAGGTGTTTATTTATACCAGCGCTGGAAACTATCGTATACGGAAGCGCAGGAGCTAAAGAAAATAAATCTGCAAAGTCAACTCGATTCGCTCAAATCACAGATCAATCCACATTTTTTGTTCAACAATCTGAATTCATTGTCTTCGCTGATTGGTAGCGACGCCGAACAGGCCGAACGCTTTCTGGACGAACTGTCGTCGGTTTATCGGTATCTGCTTCAGCAAAACAACCGCGACCTTTGCCCGCTCAGCGACGAAATTACATTTATCAATGCTTATTTCCATTTGTTAAAAACCCGCTACGGCGACGCTATTTTTCTGGAAAATAGCGTTGAATCTCGCTATCTGCGGTATCAGATTCCGCCCCTTACGCTTCAGTTGCTATTCGAAAACGCCATTAAGCACAATGTCATTTCGGTCAACCGTCCGCTCACAATCCGGCTCTATACCGAAGAGGGACATCTGCACGTAGCCAACAATTTACAGAAGAAAAAACTGGCTGTTCCATCCAGCCAGATCGGCCTACAGAACATTATGATGAAGTATAAGCTTCTGGATCATTCATCGGTACTGGTGCATCACGATGAGCATACCTTTCTGGTTCGTGTGCCACTGATTCCGCCAATGGCCGAACAGGCATTAGTCTGA
- the ubiG gene encoding bifunctional 2-polyprenyl-6-hydroxyphenol methylase/3-demethylubiquinol 3-O-methyltransferase UbiG yields the protein MIQLSERLSANRRIPIPQTNNSVYNASYDIWWNPDALFFMLKTSVNPARMGYFKRILQELPAHGTGKTLLDVGCGGGILAEEFARLGMSVTGIDPSLSSVETARHHAYLQHLNITYRTGAGESLPFADNSFDYVSCCDVLEHVFDVDAVLAEISRVLKPGGIFFYDTVNRTWLSWVFLIKIAQDWKRWAFMKPDQHLYHRFIRPSELTAKMVDAGLINQEVRGMVASYNILKTLYWLRKRTAGKWTFRQLGERMKMREGRDTNLCYMGWARKA from the coding sequence ATGATCCAGCTTTCTGAACGGTTGTCTGCCAACCGGCGAATCCCAATTCCTCAGACCAATAATTCGGTCTACAATGCCTCTTACGACATCTGGTGGAATCCCGACGCATTGTTTTTTATGCTGAAAACATCCGTTAACCCAGCACGAATGGGCTATTTTAAACGGATTTTACAAGAGTTGCCCGCGCATGGTACGGGCAAAACATTGCTCGACGTTGGCTGTGGAGGAGGGATACTGGCTGAAGAATTTGCCCGGTTAGGTATGTCCGTAACCGGGATTGACCCATCGCTTTCGTCGGTAGAAACGGCCCGTCACCATGCTTATCTGCAACATCTGAACATAACCTACAGAACGGGTGCTGGTGAAAGTCTGCCCTTTGCCGATAACTCGTTCGATTATGTAAGTTGCTGCGATGTGCTGGAGCACGTTTTTGATGTAGATGCTGTATTAGCCGAGATCAGTCGGGTCCTGAAACCGGGCGGTATATTCTTCTACGATACAGTTAACCGAACGTGGCTAAGCTGGGTGTTTTTGATCAAAATCGCGCAGGACTGGAAGCGGTGGGCATTCATGAAGCCCGATCAGCATCTATACCATCGGTTTATCAGGCCATCGGAGCTAACCGCAAAAATGGTCGATGCAGGATTAATCAATCAGGAGGTGCGCGGTATGGTTGCCAGTTATAATATCTTGAAAACGCTCTACTGGCTTCGCAAACGAACCGCAGGCAAATGGACATTCCGTCAGTTGGGCGAGCGAATGAAAATGCGTGAAGGCCGCGATACGAATCTGTGTTATATGGGCTGGGCAAGAAAAGCGTAA
- a CDS encoding LytTR family DNA-binding domain-containing protein — MNILIIEDEYLAVQKLTKLLNASSHATHIVGVTDGIESTVEWFKANPSPDLILMDIELADGQSFEIFNLVSIPCPVIFTTSYDESAIRSFRGNSLDYLLKPIKSDELEEALAKFERVAARPVSAMAIDYLLDDLRKQTQPLTYKTQFLAKFGQQMVVVYTSDIAYFYTTNAVTGLYTTDKSSYVVDLTLDELEPLLDPTHFFRVNDQFIIELKSVVHIHYSLSGQLKLDVRPNRQQPVWVDQKRIHKFNEWIGR, encoded by the coding sequence ATGAACATCCTCATCATTGAAGACGAATATTTAGCCGTCCAGAAATTAACCAAACTGCTTAATGCCAGTTCGCACGCAACACACATCGTTGGCGTAACGGATGGTATTGAATCGACCGTCGAGTGGTTCAAAGCCAATCCGTCGCCCGATCTGATTCTGATGGACATTGAGCTGGCCGATGGACAAAGCTTTGAAATTTTCAACCTCGTTTCTATTCCATGTCCGGTCATTTTCACCACTTCCTACGACGAATCGGCCATTCGGTCATTCCGGGGCAACAGCCTCGACTATTTGCTTAAACCGATAAAAAGCGACGAATTAGAAGAAGCCCTTGCCAAATTTGAACGAGTGGCCGCTCGGCCAGTTAGTGCTATGGCTATCGATTATCTGCTCGATGATTTGCGAAAACAAACGCAGCCTCTAACGTATAAAACCCAGTTTCTGGCTAAATTCGGACAACAGATGGTTGTAGTTTACACCTCCGACATTGCCTATTTCTACACTACCAACGCGGTAACGGGGTTGTACACTACCGATAAATCCAGCTATGTTGTTGACCTTACGCTCGATGAACTGGAACCCCTGCTCGACCCGACCCACTTTTTCCGTGTGAACGATCAGTTCATTATCGAACTAAAATCTGTTGTACACATTCACTACTCGCTGAGTGGTCAACTTAAACTAGATGTCAGACCCAATAGGCAGCAGCCAGTTTGGGTCGATCAAAAGCGCATACACAAGTTCAACGAGTGGATTGGCAGATAA